One region of Streptomyces leeuwenhoekii genomic DNA includes:
- a CDS encoding DUF881 domain-containing protein: MSLLTNVMDHSLDDGYAEAAARRKADGTGGMPKTLRAKLGLAAGLVLAALLVTVGAAQARVEAPVVAKEREELIDRIDRETEAADKLEASVDELRDDVSARQREALEQSGEGGEPHLAGVLAGAVEVHGPGVKLVVNDAEDVGGGDGQARGTSGFSDTGRVRDRDMQRVVNGLWASGAEAIAINGQRLTALSAIRAAGDAILVDNKPLVPPYTVLAVGDGKRLSTRFQDSLDGLYLHALQENYGIRTGISVEEELRIPAAPSVIVRTARPYLEKTEETEQSEKGTS; the protein is encoded by the coding sequence ATGTCGTTGCTCACCAACGTCATGGACCACAGCCTCGACGACGGATACGCCGAGGCCGCCGCGCGACGGAAGGCCGACGGCACCGGCGGCATGCCCAAGACGCTCCGGGCCAAGCTCGGCCTGGCCGCGGGACTGGTGCTCGCCGCTCTCCTCGTGACCGTGGGAGCGGCGCAGGCGCGCGTCGAGGCGCCCGTCGTGGCCAAGGAGCGCGAGGAGCTCATCGACCGGATCGACCGGGAGACCGAGGCCGCGGACAAGCTGGAGGCAAGCGTCGACGAACTGCGCGACGATGTGAGCGCGCGGCAGCGGGAGGCGCTGGAACAGAGCGGCGAGGGCGGCGAACCGCACCTGGCGGGGGTCCTCGCCGGCGCTGTGGAGGTGCACGGTCCCGGTGTGAAACTCGTGGTGAACGACGCCGAGGACGTCGGCGGCGGTGACGGCCAGGCGCGCGGAACGTCCGGATTCTCGGACACCGGCCGGGTGCGGGACCGGGACATGCAGCGGGTGGTCAACGGCCTGTGGGCCTCGGGCGCCGAGGCGATCGCCATCAACGGGCAGCGGCTGACCGCCCTGTCCGCGATCAGGGCCGCGGGTGACGCGATACTGGTCGACAACAAGCCGCTGGTGCCGCCGTACACGGTGCTGGCGGTGGGGGACGGCAAGCGGCTGAGCACGAGGTTCCAGGACAGTCTCGACGGGCTGTATCTGCATGCCCTCCAGGAGAACTACGGGATACGGACCGGGATCTCAGTGGAGGAGGAACTCCGGATCCCCGCCGCACCGAGCGTGATCGTGCGGACAGCGCGGCCGTACCTGGAGAAAACCGAAGAAACAGAGCAATCCGAGAAGGGCACATCGTGA
- a CDS encoding small basic family protein has protein sequence MIAVLGLVLGVVAGLLVRPEVPAAVEPYLPIAVVAALDAVFGGLRAMLDGIFDDKVFVVSFLSNVVVAALIVFLGDKLGVGAQLSTGVVVVLGIRIFSNAAAIRRHVFRA, from the coding sequence GTGATCGCCGTACTGGGCCTCGTCCTGGGAGTCGTGGCGGGCCTGCTGGTCCGGCCCGAGGTTCCGGCGGCCGTCGAGCCTTATCTGCCGATCGCTGTCGTGGCGGCGCTCGATGCCGTGTTCGGCGGTCTGCGGGCCATGCTCGACGGCATCTTCGACGACAAGGTCTTCGTGGTGTCGTTCCTGTCGAACGTGGTCGTGGCCGCGCTGATCGTGTTCCTGGGCGACAAGCTGGGCGTCGGGGCGCAGCTCTCCACCGGTGTCGTGGTGGTCCTCGGCATCCGCATCTTCTCCAACGCCGCGGCGATCCGTCGGCACGTGTTCCGGGCGTGA